From Larus michahellis chromosome 8, bLarMic1.1, whole genome shotgun sequence, one genomic window encodes:
- the BCL10 gene encoding B-cell lymphoma/leukemia 10 isoform X1, which produces MASEGAFTGQKCPSQQRQGTELVGHFLATSLETGCYFNTQLYRNQPCHQALERMRPYLCDKIIAERHFDYLRSKKILTREDTEEISSRSSSRKKTGKLLDYLAENPKGLDALIDSIRRERTQNFLLQKITDVVLKVKNEKLEALKGLSCSTCMTSLYGGTNNLSRSYSDESNFFDKTKDKESTQIHHPEEDYSTAAFVSAVSLHSMNLPIAEMGNAESAVFSATLPGPGDPGGPPLPPELQAEQQEPCTSSSDNCFLPLRSRSLQPQ; this is translated from the exons ATGGCGTCTGAAGGAGCTTTCACTGGGCAGAAGTGTCCTTCACAGCAGCGGCAGGGAACGGAGCTGGTTGGGCATTTTCTTGCAACCAGTTTGGAGACTGGCTGTTATTTTAACACCCAGCTCTACAGAAATCAGCCCTGTCATCAG GCTTTAGAAAGGATGCGTCCTTACCTGTGTGATAAAATCATAGCTGAGAGACACTTTGATTACCTACGTTCAAAGAAAATACTCACCAGAGAGGACACAGAAGAAATTTCTTCTCGATcttccagtaggaaaaaaactGGAAAGTTACTGGACTACTTAGCAGAAAACCCAAAGGGACTAGATGCTTTGATTGACTCTATCAGACGAGAAAGAACACAAAACTTCCTGTTACAAAAGATAACTGATGTAGTGTTGAAagtcaaaaatgaaaaacttgaaGCTCTCAAAG GTCTAAGCTGCAGCACCTGTATGACCTCATTGTATGGAGGAACGAATAATCTTTCCAGATCATATTCTGATGAATCTAATTTTTTTGATAAAACGAAAGACAAAGAATCTACTCAGATACATCATCCAGAAGAAGATTATAGCACCGCCGCATTTGTGTCTGCTGTCTCTCTTCATTCAATGAATTTGCCAATTGCAGAGATGGGAAATGCGGAGAGTGCTGTTTTCTCAGCCACCCTTCCAGGGCCTGGAGACCCCGGCggaccccctctccccccagagCTCCAGGCAGAGCAGCAAGAACCATGTACTAGTTCAAGTGACAATTGCTTTTTGCCTTTAAGGTCACGTTCTCTTCAGCCACAGTGA
- the BCL10 gene encoding B-cell lymphoma/leukemia 10 isoform X2, whose protein sequence is MEGSGPCSGSGAAGRLLTEDEMAEVKKDALERMRPYLCDKIIAERHFDYLRSKKILTREDTEEISSRSSSRKKTGKLLDYLAENPKGLDALIDSIRRERTQNFLLQKITDVVLKVKNEKLEALKGLSCSTCMTSLYGGTNNLSRSYSDESNFFDKTKDKESTQIHHPEEDYSTAAFVSAVSLHSMNLPIAEMGNAESAVFSATLPGPGDPGGPPLPPELQAEQQEPCTSSSDNCFLPLRSRSLQPQ, encoded by the exons ATGGAAGGCTCCGGCCCGTGTTCGGGTTCGGGCGCCGCGGGGCGGCTGTTAACGGAGGACGAGATGGCCGAGGTGAAGAAGGAC GCTTTAGAAAGGATGCGTCCTTACCTGTGTGATAAAATCATAGCTGAGAGACACTTTGATTACCTACGTTCAAAGAAAATACTCACCAGAGAGGACACAGAAGAAATTTCTTCTCGATcttccagtaggaaaaaaactGGAAAGTTACTGGACTACTTAGCAGAAAACCCAAAGGGACTAGATGCTTTGATTGACTCTATCAGACGAGAAAGAACACAAAACTTCCTGTTACAAAAGATAACTGATGTAGTGTTGAAagtcaaaaatgaaaaacttgaaGCTCTCAAAG GTCTAAGCTGCAGCACCTGTATGACCTCATTGTATGGAGGAACGAATAATCTTTCCAGATCATATTCTGATGAATCTAATTTTTTTGATAAAACGAAAGACAAAGAATCTACTCAGATACATCATCCAGAAGAAGATTATAGCACCGCCGCATTTGTGTCTGCTGTCTCTCTTCATTCAATGAATTTGCCAATTGCAGAGATGGGAAATGCGGAGAGTGCTGTTTTCTCAGCCACCCTTCCAGGGCCTGGAGACCCCGGCggaccccctctccccccagagCTCCAGGCAGAGCAGCAAGAACCATGTACTAGTTCAAGTGACAATTGCTTTTTGCCTTTAAGGTCACGTTCTCTTCAGCCACAGTGA
- the C8H1orf52 gene encoding UPF0690 protein C1orf52 homolog, with product MAAEGEDPLAYFAAYGSSSSDSEPDEPQPDERGAGGGAAAGGSPGRRPRLPPPDELFRRVSQPPAFLYNPLNKQIDWESRVLRAPEEPPKEFKVWKSNAVPPPESYSPPEKKPPPTPALDMAIKWSNIYEDNGEDAPRQAGKARFLPDEEQEALASDGEKDDEPASAKKRKLDAGEQTKKKKL from the exons ATGGCGGCGGAGGGAGAGGACCCGCTGGCCTATTTCGCGGCCTATGGCAGCTCCAGCTCCGACTCGGAGCCCGACGAGCCCCAGCCCGAcgagcggggggccgggggcggcgcggcggcggggggcagcccggGGCGGCGGCCGAGGCTGCCGCCGCCCGACGAGCTCTTCCGAAGGGTGTCGCAGCCGCCCGCCTTCCTCTACAACCCGCTCAACAAGCAGATCGACTGGGAGAGCCGCGTCCTGCGGGCGCCCGAGGAG ccccccaagGAGTTCAAGGTGTGGAAGAGCAACGCCGTGCCCCCGCCCGAGAGCTACAGCCCGCCCGAGAAGAAGCCCCCGCCGACCCCTGCCCTCGACATGGCCATAAAGTGGTCCAACATCTACGAGGACAACGGGGAGGACGCGCCCCGGCAGGCCGGCAAGGCCCGGTTCCTGCCGGACGAGGAGCAGGAAGCCCTGGCGTCGG atgGTGAAAAAGATGATGAACCAGCCTCTGCTAAGAAACGTAAACTGGACGCTGGGGAGCAGACAAAGAAGAAGAAGTTATAA